In Streptomyces sp. SLBN-118, the following are encoded in one genomic region:
- the alc gene encoding allantoicase: MVSIPSFTGDAGPFGGGDPYADYRTADFPFTHYADLADRRLGAGVIAANDEFFAERENMLKPEAAEFDPEHFGHKGKIMDGWETRRRRGISAEQPHPTDDDHDWALVRLGAPGVVRGIVIDTAHFRGNYPQAVSVEATAVAGSPSPGDLLADDVKWTKLVPRTAIGGHAANGFAVDVEQRFTHLRVNQHPDGGIARLRVYGEVAPDPEWLGVLGTFDLVALENGGRVEDASDRFYSPATNTIQPGRSRKMDDGWETRRRRDKGNDWIRYQLVAQSEIRAVEIDTAYLKGNSAGWAAVSLRDGETGEWTQILPRTRLQPDTNHRFVLGAPAVGTHVRVDIYPDGGISRLRLFGSLTTQGAARLAARHQELGG; this comes from the coding sequence ATCGTGTCCATTCCCTCCTTCACCGGTGACGCCGGCCCGTTCGGCGGCGGCGACCCGTACGCCGACTACCGCACGGCGGACTTCCCCTTCACGCACTACGCTGACCTCGCCGACCGTCGGCTCGGCGCGGGCGTCATCGCGGCCAACGACGAGTTCTTCGCCGAGCGCGAGAACATGCTCAAGCCCGAGGCCGCGGAGTTCGACCCCGAGCACTTCGGTCACAAGGGCAAGATCATGGACGGCTGGGAGACCCGCCGCCGCCGCGGCATCTCGGCCGAGCAGCCGCACCCCACGGACGACGACCACGACTGGGCGCTCGTACGCCTCGGAGCACCGGGCGTCGTACGCGGCATCGTCATCGACACCGCCCACTTCCGCGGCAACTACCCGCAGGCCGTCTCGGTCGAGGCCACCGCGGTGGCCGGGTCCCCCTCGCCCGGGGATCTGCTCGCCGACGACGTGAAGTGGACGAAGCTCGTGCCCCGTACGGCCATCGGCGGCCACGCGGCGAACGGTTTCGCCGTCGACGTCGAACAGCGCTTCACACACCTGCGCGTCAACCAGCACCCCGACGGCGGCATCGCCCGCCTGCGCGTCTACGGCGAAGTCGCGCCCGACCCCGAGTGGCTCGGCGTGCTCGGCACCTTCGACCTCGTGGCACTGGAGAACGGCGGCCGGGTCGAGGACGCCTCGGACCGCTTCTACTCCCCGGCCACCAACACCATCCAGCCCGGCCGCTCCCGCAAGATGGACGACGGCTGGGAGACCCGCCGACGCCGGGACAAGGGCAATGACTGGATCCGCTACCAGCTGGTGGCGCAGTCCGAGATCCGCGCGGTCGAGATCGACACGGCGTATCTCAAGGGCAACAGCGCGGGCTGGGCGGCGGTTTCGCTCCGCGACGGTGAGACGGGGGAGTGGACGCAGATCCTGCCGAGGACCCGGCTGCAGCCGGACACGAATCACCGGTTTGTGCTCGGGGCTCCGGCGGTGGGGACGCATGTACGAGTGGACATATACCCGGACGGCGGGATCTCGCGGCTGCGGCTGTTCGGCTCGCTGACCACACAGGGCGCGGCGCGGCTGGCTGCGCGGCACCAGGAACTGGGCGGCTGA
- a CDS encoding Gfo/Idh/MocA family oxidoreductase yields the protein MRIGLIGTGRIGTFHAGVLSRHREVGSLVVADTDAARAAEVAERTGSTAAPSANEIFKWGVDAVVIASATAAHADLIARAARAGLPTFCEKPIALDLPGTLGALREVESAGTQLQLGFMRRFDAGYTTARELVRSGRLGRLHTVRAITSDPAPPPAAYLPLSGGLYRDCLVHDFDILRWVTGREVVEVYATGSDGGPSMFRDAGDVDTAAAVLTLDDGTLATATATRCNGAGYDVRMELAGELDQVAVGLDDRTPITSTEPKGPPPATKPWPGFLERFAPAYEAELNAFIRMVEGEAENPCDGREALTALRIAEACELSRREHRPVRLEEIPAD from the coding sequence ATGCGCATCGGACTGATCGGAACGGGACGTATCGGAACCTTTCACGCGGGCGTGCTCAGCCGGCACCGGGAGGTGGGTTCACTGGTCGTGGCGGATACCGACGCGGCGCGGGCGGCCGAGGTCGCCGAGCGCACCGGGTCCACCGCCGCGCCCAGCGCGAACGAGATCTTCAAGTGGGGCGTGGACGCCGTCGTGATCGCCTCCGCCACCGCCGCCCACGCCGACCTCATCGCCCGCGCCGCCCGCGCCGGGCTCCCCACGTTCTGCGAGAAGCCCATCGCCCTGGATCTGCCGGGTACGCTCGGCGCCCTGCGCGAGGTCGAATCCGCGGGCACCCAGCTCCAGCTGGGCTTCATGCGCCGCTTCGACGCGGGCTACACAACGGCCCGCGAGCTGGTGCGCTCGGGACGCCTCGGCCGCTTGCACACCGTACGGGCCATCACCTCCGACCCGGCACCGCCGCCCGCCGCGTATCTTCCGCTCTCCGGCGGCCTGTACCGGGACTGCCTGGTCCATGACTTCGACATCCTGCGCTGGGTGACCGGCCGGGAGGTCGTCGAGGTGTACGCGACCGGCTCGGACGGGGGCCCCTCGATGTTCCGCGACGCGGGCGATGTCGACACGGCGGCCGCGGTACTGACCCTGGACGACGGGACGCTGGCCACGGCGACGGCCACCCGGTGCAATGGCGCGGGCTACGACGTACGCATGGAACTCGCAGGTGAGCTCGACCAGGTCGCGGTCGGCCTGGACGACCGTACGCCGATCACCTCGACCGAGCCGAAGGGCCCGCCGCCCGCCACGAAGCCGTGGCCCGGTTTCCTGGAGCGGTTCGCCCCCGCGTACGAGGCGGAGCTGAACGCTTTCATCCGGATGGTCGAGGGCGAGGCCGAGAACCCCTGCGACGGCCGCGAGGCGCTCACGGCGCTGCGGATCGCGGAGGCGTGCGAGCTGTCCCGCCGGGAGCACCGGCCGGTCCGGCTGGAGGAGATCCCGGCGGACTGA
- a CDS encoding IclR family transcriptional regulator, whose product MPTSSAGSTDAAKPANSGGVQSLERAFDLLERMADAGGEVGLSELSLSSGLPLPTIHRLMRTLVACGYVRQQPNRRYALGPRLIRLGESASRLLGTWARPYLARLVEETGETANMALLDGDEIVYVAQVPSKHSMRMFTEVGRRVLPHSTGVGKALLAHTPPDEVRALLARTGMPAATEKTITTPEGFLEALEQVRRAGYAVDDNEQEIGVRCLAVSVPNSPTAAAVSISGPAGRVTEAATEKIVPILQEVAKDLSAALANTAAQG is encoded by the coding sequence GTGCCAACGTCCAGCGCCGGCTCCACCGACGCCGCCAAGCCCGCGAACAGCGGCGGCGTGCAGTCCCTGGAGCGCGCCTTCGACCTGCTCGAGAGAATGGCCGACGCGGGCGGCGAGGTCGGGCTGAGCGAACTCTCCCTCAGCAGCGGCCTGCCGCTGCCCACCATCCACCGGCTGATGCGCACGCTGGTGGCCTGCGGTTATGTGCGCCAGCAGCCCAACCGCCGCTACGCACTCGGCCCCCGGCTGATCCGCCTGGGAGAGTCCGCGTCACGGCTGCTCGGCACCTGGGCCCGCCCCTACCTCGCCCGGCTGGTCGAGGAGACGGGCGAGACGGCGAACATGGCACTGCTCGACGGCGACGAGATCGTGTACGTCGCGCAGGTGCCCTCCAAGCACTCCATGCGGATGTTCACCGAGGTCGGCCGGCGCGTGCTGCCGCACTCCACCGGCGTGGGCAAGGCACTGCTCGCGCACACCCCGCCGGACGAGGTACGCGCGCTACTCGCCCGTACCGGCATGCCGGCGGCCACCGAGAAAACGATCACGACTCCCGAGGGCTTCCTGGAAGCGCTCGAACAGGTGCGGCGCGCCGGTTACGCGGTCGACGACAACGAGCAGGAGATAGGGGTCCGCTGCCTCGCGGTCTCGGTGCCCAACTCCCCCACGGCCGCGGCGGTTTCGATCTCCGGTCCCGCGGGCCGGGTCACCGAGGCGGCCACCGAGAAGATCGTCCCGATCCTCCAGGAGGTCGCGAAGGATCTCTCGGCGGCGCTGGCGAACACGGCCGCGCAAGGCTGA
- a CDS encoding ABC transporter ATP-binding protein, with protein sequence MTSATSATAASLLLDDVTLTYPDGDGRLTALDSVSLEVTAGSLTAVVGPSGSGKSSLLAVAATLVTPDRGRVVVDGTDTAGLDRAGKAALRRERIGIVFQQPNLLPSLTAAEQLQVMAHLSGHRTREVGARALDLLNAVGLADQAHRRPHQLSGGQRQRVNIARALMNEPAVLLVDEPTSALDHERGAAILDLLGALTRERGTATVLVTHDLAHLERTDHTVTMADGRLAALPVAG encoded by the coding sequence ATGACCTCTGCAACCTCTGCGACCGCCGCGAGTCTGCTGCTCGACGACGTGACCCTGACCTACCCCGACGGCGACGGGCGGCTCACCGCGCTGGATTCCGTCTCGCTGGAGGTCACCGCGGGCTCGCTCACCGCCGTCGTCGGCCCCTCCGGCTCCGGGAAGTCGAGCCTGCTCGCGGTCGCGGCGACCCTGGTCACCCCCGACCGGGGAAGGGTCGTCGTCGACGGTACGGACACGGCCGGCCTGGACCGGGCAGGCAAGGCCGCGCTGCGGCGCGAGCGCATCGGCATCGTCTTCCAGCAGCCCAATCTGCTGCCGTCCCTGACGGCGGCCGAGCAGTTGCAGGTGATGGCCCATCTGTCCGGGCACCGAACGCGCGAGGTGGGCGCCAGGGCCCTGGACCTGCTGAACGCGGTCGGCCTGGCCGACCAGGCTCACCGCCGCCCACACCAGCTCTCGGGCGGCCAGCGCCAGCGCGTGAACATCGCCCGGGCGCTGATGAACGAGCCCGCGGTGCTGCTGGTCGACGAGCCGACCAGCGCCCTGGATCATGAACGGGGCGCGGCGATACTGGACTTGCTGGGCGCCCTGACACGGGAGCGGGGGACGGCGACCGTATTGGTCACCCATGACCTGGCACATCTGGAGCGGACCGACCACACCGTGACGATGGCGGACGGGCGGCTTGCGGCCCTGCCGGTCGCGGGCTGA
- the allB gene encoding allantoinase AllB — protein MSNVDVRLVLRSTRVITPDGTRAASVAVAAGKIEAVLPYDAEVPPGARLEDFGDDVLLPGLVDTHVHVNDPGRSEWEGFWTATRAAAAGGITTLLDMPLNSLPPTTTVANLAAKQEVARSKAHIDVGFWGGAIPSNVKDLRPLYDAGVFGFKCFLSPSGVEEFPELDQEQLARSMAEIAGFGGLLIVHAEDPNHLAAAPQEPGPTYANFLASRPRDAENTAIEGLIAHARRLDARVHVLHLSSSDALPLIAAARREGVKISVESCPHFLTLTAEEVPDGATEFKCCPPIREAENQDALWDGLADGTIDCIVSDHSPCTSDLKTPDFASAWGGISSLQLGLPAIWTEARKRGHTLQDVVRWMSAAPAQLAGLAHKGAIEAGRDADFAVLAPDQTFTVDPTELHHRNQVTAYAGKTLHGVVRSTWLRGERIVENGTLTEPTGRLLERNN, from the coding sequence GTGTCCAATGTGGACGTGAGGCTGGTACTGCGCTCGACGCGCGTGATCACCCCGGACGGCACACGGGCAGCATCGGTCGCCGTGGCCGCCGGGAAGATCGAGGCGGTGCTTCCGTACGACGCCGAGGTGCCGCCCGGTGCGCGGCTGGAGGACTTCGGGGACGACGTCCTGCTCCCCGGTCTCGTCGACACCCACGTCCATGTGAACGACCCCGGCCGCAGTGAGTGGGAAGGCTTTTGGACTGCCACTCGCGCGGCCGCGGCGGGCGGCATCACCACCCTGCTGGACATGCCCCTCAACTCCCTGCCCCCGACCACCACCGTCGCCAACCTCGCCGCCAAGCAGGAGGTGGCGCGCAGCAAGGCCCACATCGACGTCGGCTTCTGGGGCGGCGCCATCCCGTCCAATGTGAAGGACCTGAGGCCGCTGTACGACGCCGGAGTCTTCGGCTTCAAGTGCTTCCTCTCGCCGTCCGGCGTCGAGGAGTTCCCGGAGCTCGACCAGGAGCAGCTCGCCCGGTCGATGGCCGAGATCGCCGGTTTCGGCGGGCTGCTGATCGTCCATGCCGAGGACCCGAACCATCTGGCCGCGGCGCCGCAGGAGCCCGGACCGACGTACGCGAACTTCCTCGCCTCCCGTCCGCGCGACGCCGAGAACACCGCGATCGAAGGCCTGATCGCCCACGCCAGGCGGCTCGACGCCCGCGTGCATGTGCTGCATCTGTCCTCCTCCGACGCGCTGCCGCTCATCGCGGCCGCCAGACGCGAGGGCGTGAAGATCTCCGTCGAGTCCTGTCCGCACTTCCTCACCCTCACGGCCGAGGAAGTCCCCGACGGGGCAACGGAGTTCAAATGCTGCCCGCCGATCCGTGAGGCCGAGAACCAGGACGCCCTGTGGGACGGCCTGGCCGACGGGACCATCGACTGCATCGTCTCCGACCACTCGCCCTGCACCTCCGACCTCAAGACCCCGGACTTCGCCTCCGCCTGGGGCGGTATCTCCTCCCTCCAGCTCGGCCTCCCCGCCATCTGGACCGAGGCACGCAAGCGCGGGCACACCCTTCAGGACGTCGTCCGCTGGATGTCCGCCGCGCCCGCACAGCTCGCGGGACTCGCCCACAAGGGCGCGATCGAGGCCGGACGCGACGCCGACTTCGCGGTCCTCGCGCCCGACCAGACCTTCACCGTGGACCCGACCGAACTCCACCACCGCAACCAGGTCACCGCGTACGCGGGCAAGACCCTGCACGGAGTCGTCAGGTCGACGTGGCTGCGCGGCGAACGCATCGTGGAGAACGGCACCCTGACCGAGCCGACCGGCCGGCTGCTCGAAAGGAACAACTGA
- a CDS encoding sensor histidine kinase, with protein sequence MDSRTLTPVLRVLPLCLHALLAGLLALAAIRAVADGTPHAHAVVAAAAVTAAVYAAGVLSPAVHRSPRAAALWLAALGAAWLALLALSPDGLWAAFPLYFLLLHLLPVRWGLPAVAVTAGAAIGSFLLHGRTITPGTFIGPLLGAAVAVATVLGYRALYRESETRRELIEELISTRAELAEAEHQAGVLAERERLAREIHDTLAQGLSSIQLLLRAAERTLPEDAPAAVHVRRARQAAQDNLAEARRFVRALTPPDLERGSLAGALERLCTLASGPGPAVQFGISGTPVELPTPYEVALLRTAQSALANTVRHAAAGRAEITLSFMDTSVSLDVVDDGRGFDPTTAAPVPGGDGGFGLPAMRSRARSLGGTLSVESAPGQGTALALTLPLPAQVSA encoded by the coding sequence ATGGATTCCCGAACCCTCACCCCCGTCCTGCGCGTGCTGCCGCTGTGCCTGCACGCGCTGCTGGCCGGGCTGCTCGCCCTCGCCGCGATACGGGCCGTGGCGGACGGCACCCCGCACGCCCACGCCGTCGTGGCGGCCGCCGCCGTGACGGCCGCTGTGTACGCCGCCGGTGTCCTGAGTCCGGCCGTGCACCGCTCGCCGCGCGCCGCCGCGCTCTGGCTCGCCGCACTCGGCGCGGCCTGGCTGGCGCTGCTCGCCCTCTCCCCCGACGGCCTGTGGGCCGCCTTCCCGCTGTACTTCCTGCTGCTGCACCTGCTTCCGGTGCGCTGGGGGCTGCCCGCCGTCGCGGTCACCGCGGGCGCCGCCATCGGAAGCTTCCTGCTGCACGGCAGGACCATCACCCCGGGCACCTTCATCGGGCCGCTGCTCGGCGCGGCCGTCGCCGTCGCGACCGTGCTCGGCTATCGCGCGCTGTACCGGGAGAGCGAGACACGCCGCGAGCTCATCGAGGAACTCATCTCCACCCGGGCGGAGCTCGCCGAGGCAGAGCACCAGGCCGGGGTGCTGGCCGAACGTGAGCGGCTGGCCCGGGAGATCCACGACACTCTCGCCCAGGGGCTGTCCAGCATCCAGCTGCTGCTGCGCGCCGCCGAGCGGACCCTGCCCGAGGACGCTCCGGCCGCCGTGCATGTACGCCGGGCCCGGCAGGCCGCGCAGGACAACCTCGCCGAGGCGCGGCGTTTTGTACGCGCCCTGACGCCGCCGGATCTGGAGCGCGGCTCGCTTGCGGGCGCGCTGGAGCGCCTGTGCACGCTCGCATCCGGGCCCGGGCCCGCCGTCCAGTTCGGCATCAGCGGTACGCCCGTCGAGCTGCCCACTCCGTACGAGGTCGCCCTGCTGCGTACCGCGCAGTCGGCGCTCGCCAACACTGTGCGCCATGCCGCCGCGGGCCGGGCCGAGATCACGCTCAGCTTCATGGACACCTCGGTCTCGCTCGACGTCGTCGATGACGGCCGGGGCTTCGACCCCACGACCGCGGCGCCGGTGCCGGGCGGGGACGGCGGGTTCGGACTGCCCGCGATGCGGTCGCGAGCGCGGTCGCTCGGCGGGACGCTCAGCGTGGAGTCGGCCCCGGGCCAGGGCACGGCGCTCGCGCTGACGCTGCCCCTTCCGGCGCAGGTTTCCGCATGA
- a CDS encoding response regulator transcription factor produces the protein MKAPIRLLLADDHPVVRAGLRAVLDTEPDFAVVAEAATAELAVVRAAAGGIDVVLMDLQFGPGMHGSEATAAISALPDAPRVLVLTTYDTDADILAAVEAGAAGYLLKDAPPEELSAAVRTAASGRSALAPAVAHRLMDRMRTPSEALTKRELEVLQLVGDGLSNLQISKELFLSQATVKSHLVHIYAKLGVDSRTSAVATARSRRLIRG, from the coding sequence ATGAAAGCGCCGATCCGCCTGCTGCTCGCCGACGATCATCCCGTCGTACGGGCGGGGCTGCGGGCGGTCCTCGACACCGAGCCCGACTTCGCCGTGGTCGCGGAGGCGGCCACGGCGGAACTGGCGGTGGTCCGGGCCGCGGCGGGCGGCATCGACGTGGTGCTGATGGACCTCCAGTTCGGCCCCGGTATGCACGGCTCGGAGGCGACGGCGGCGATCAGCGCCCTCCCGGACGCGCCGCGCGTGCTGGTCCTCACGACGTACGACACGGACGCGGACATCCTGGCGGCGGTGGAGGCGGGCGCGGCGGGCTACCTCCTCAAGGACGCACCGCCGGAGGAACTGTCCGCGGCGGTCCGCACGGCGGCATCGGGCAGGTCGGCGCTCGCCCCGGCCGTGGCGCACCGGCTGATGGACCGGATGCGGACGCCGTCGGAGGCACTGACGAAGCGGGAGCTGGAGGTGCTGCAACTGGTGGGGGACGGCCTGTCGAATCTGCAGATCAGCAAGGAACTGTTCCTGAGCCAGGCGACGGTGAAGTCCCATCTGGTCCATATTTACGCGAAGT
- a CDS encoding ABC transporter permease, which translates to MFVAWRDLRFAKGRFALMGTVVVLITLLVGLLSGLTAGLARENTSAVTGLPADHIAFAAPPGGRPVSFTNSSVNEDQWVSWARQPGVTGAHPIGIRTLNAAAGDRSAAVSSFGVEPGSGLAPRGLAPGRVVLSGKAAKELGVGAGDRIRIGSLDERVAAVEGDASFGHTPVVWTALDDWQRIGNSGTAVGKQATVIALTTSDGAGGVDLAAGDKAAGTKTLGVGEALTAIGSYQAENGSLQLMRGFLFVISALVIGAFFTVWTIQRSADIAVLKALGASTPYLLGDALGQAVTMLAAGTLLGTALTAAIGALIGGGDVPFVLAAPTVLLPAAVMIVLGVLGAALSIRRITAVDPLTALGSAR; encoded by the coding sequence ATGTTCGTCGCATGGAGAGATCTGCGGTTCGCCAAGGGCCGGTTCGCCCTGATGGGCACGGTGGTCGTGCTGATCACGCTGCTGGTGGGGCTGCTGTCGGGGTTGACCGCCGGGCTGGCCCGGGAGAACACCTCGGCCGTCACCGGCCTGCCCGCCGACCACATCGCCTTCGCCGCCCCGCCCGGCGGCCGGCCGGTGTCCTTCACCAACTCGTCAGTGAACGAGGACCAGTGGGTGAGCTGGGCGCGGCAGCCCGGCGTCACCGGAGCCCACCCCATCGGCATCCGTACGCTGAACGCCGCCGCCGGGGACCGTAGCGCCGCCGTGTCGTCCTTCGGTGTGGAGCCCGGCTCCGGGCTCGCGCCGCGAGGCCTCGCCCCGGGCCGTGTCGTCCTCTCCGGGAAGGCGGCGAAGGAGCTGGGCGTCGGCGCGGGCGACCGGATCAGGATCGGCAGCCTGGACGAGCGCGTCGCGGCGGTCGAGGGCGATGCCTCCTTCGGCCATACGCCGGTGGTGTGGACGGCGCTCGACGACTGGCAGCGGATCGGGAACTCCGGCACGGCGGTCGGCAAACAGGCCACCGTCATCGCGCTCACGACGTCGGACGGCGCGGGCGGCGTGGACCTCGCGGCCGGTGACAAGGCGGCCGGTACGAAGACACTCGGCGTCGGTGAAGCCCTGACCGCGATCGGCTCCTACCAGGCCGAGAACGGCTCGCTGCAGCTGATGCGCGGCTTCCTCTTCGTGATCAGCGCCCTGGTCATCGGGGCCTTCTTCACGGTCTGGACGATCCAGCGCAGCGCCGACATCGCCGTTCTGAAGGCGCTCGGCGCGTCGACGCCGTACCTGCTGGGGGACGCGCTGGGGCAGGCGGTGACGATGCTGGCGGCCGGAACACTCCTCGGTACCGCTCTGACCGCCGCGATCGGCGCACTGATCGGCGGCGGTGACGTGCCCTTCGTACTGGCGGCGCCGACCGTGCTGCTGCCCGCCGCCGTGATGATCGTGCTCGGCGTCCTCGGCGCGGCCCTGTCCATCCGCCGGATCACCGCCGTCGACCCCCTGACCGCCCTCGGGAGCGCCCGATGA
- a CDS encoding AIM24 family protein has protein sequence MTLQQEIVGNAMQMAVVSLQPGQTVYCEAGKFLFKTSNVTMETRLSGAGGPASGSGSGGMGGMLRQAMDTAMQAGQRALAGESLAFQYFTSTRGEGTVGFAGVLPGEMRALELDGTRAWMAEKDAFVAAESTVEFGIAFRGGKTGRSGGEGFILEKFTGRGTVIICGAGNFIDLDPADFGGRIEVDTGCIVAFEEGIRYGIQRIGGLNRQGLMNAVFGGEGLSLATLEGNGRVILQSLTIEGLAGALRKAQGGDKQGPTGGLFSTDAG, from the coding sequence GTGACCCTTCAGCAAGAGATCGTCGGCAACGCCATGCAAATGGCGGTCGTCTCCCTCCAGCCGGGCCAGACCGTCTACTGCGAGGCCGGGAAGTTCCTGTTCAAGACGTCCAACGTGACGATGGAGACGCGGCTGTCAGGAGCCGGTGGCCCCGCCTCCGGCTCGGGCTCCGGCGGCATGGGCGGAATGCTGCGCCAGGCCATGGACACCGCCATGCAGGCCGGCCAGCGCGCCCTCGCCGGTGAATCCCTCGCCTTCCAGTACTTCACCTCCACCCGTGGCGAGGGCACCGTGGGCTTCGCCGGCGTACTGCCGGGCGAGATGCGCGCCCTCGAACTCGACGGCACGCGCGCGTGGATGGCCGAGAAGGACGCCTTCGTCGCCGCCGAGTCCACGGTCGAGTTCGGCATCGCCTTCCGGGGCGGCAAGACCGGCCGCAGCGGTGGCGAGGGCTTCATCCTGGAGAAGTTCACCGGCCGTGGAACGGTCATCATCTGCGGCGCGGGGAATTTCATCGACCTCGACCCCGCCGATTTCGGCGGCCGTATCGAGGTCGACACCGGATGCATCGTCGCCTTCGAGGAGGGCATCCGCTACGGCATCCAGCGCATCGGCGGCCTCAACCGCCAAGGCCTGATGAACGCCGTCTTCGGCGGCGAGGGACTCTCCCTGGCCACGCTGGAGGGCAACGGGCGGGTGATCCTCCAGTCGCTGACCATCGAGGGTCTCGCAGGCGCCCTCAGAAAGGCCCAGGGCGGCGACAAGCAGGGACCGACCGGCGGGCTGTTCTCCACGGACGCCGGCTAG
- a CDS encoding dihydrofolate reductase family protein, translating into MAQLSITSFVTLDGVMQAPGGPEEDTSGGFALGGWSVPYGDEDFGRFMTEVFDQAGAFLLGRRTYEIFAGYWPKVTDPADPVASKLNSLPKYVASTKLEKADWEGSTIIHGDLVEEVTALKERTDGELQVHGSGALAHFLMAHDLIDKINLLLFPVVLGTGRKLFASGAVPTAFRHTASRVTGAGVAIHTYELAGRPEYGSY; encoded by the coding sequence ATGGCTCAGCTCTCGATCACCAGTTTTGTCACCCTCGACGGCGTGATGCAGGCCCCCGGAGGTCCCGAAGAGGACACCAGCGGCGGCTTCGCGCTCGGCGGCTGGTCCGTGCCGTACGGGGACGAGGACTTCGGCCGGTTCATGACTGAGGTCTTCGATCAGGCGGGCGCCTTCCTGCTCGGCCGCCGTACGTACGAGATCTTCGCGGGTTACTGGCCCAAGGTGACCGACCCCGCCGATCCGGTCGCCTCGAAGCTCAACTCCCTGCCGAAGTACGTCGCTTCTACCAAGCTGGAAAAGGCCGACTGGGAGGGCAGCACCATCATCCACGGTGATCTCGTCGAAGAGGTCACCGCGCTCAAGGAGCGCACGGACGGAGAGCTCCAGGTTCACGGCAGCGGAGCCCTCGCCCACTTCCTGATGGCGCACGACCTGATCGACAAGATCAATCTGCTCCTCTTCCCCGTCGTCCTGGGCACGGGCCGCAAGCTGTTCGCCAGCGGCGCCGTCCCGACGGCCTTCCGGCACACCGCCTCCCGGGTCACGGGCGCGGGCGTGGCCATCCACACGTACGAGCTGGCGGGCCGCCCCGAGTACGGCAGCTATTAG
- a CDS encoding cytochrome P450, whose product METVDLGEYGADFTANPYPYYARLRESGPVHKVRMAGGEPVWLIVGHEEARAALADPRLSKSPATVGAMMLDEQVVGPNLLVLDPPDHTRLRKLVAREFTARRVENLSPRIQQITDELLEAMLPAGHGDLVDALAFPLPITVICELLGIPAADRDAFRKWSNEVVAPTGANAEADAVHALAAYLDELIEDKRCAGPADDLLSALIQTRAEDDDRLSVAELRALAYLLLIAGHETTVNLISNGVRALLTNPDQLAALRADFGLLDGAVEEMLRYDGPVETGTARFTAEPVPVGDRVIPAGATVLVGIAAGDRDPSRYPAPDTFDIRRETRGHLAFGHGIHFCLGAPLARMEARIAIRTLLERCPDLALDPSGGPLDWLPGLLMRGVRRLPVRW is encoded by the coding sequence ATGGAAACCGTCGATCTGGGGGAGTACGGAGCGGATTTCACCGCGAACCCGTATCCGTACTACGCGCGGCTGCGCGAGTCGGGGCCAGTCCACAAGGTGCGTATGGCGGGCGGCGAGCCGGTCTGGCTGATCGTCGGCCACGAGGAGGCGCGGGCCGCGCTCGCCGACCCACGGCTGTCCAAGTCGCCCGCCACGGTCGGCGCGATGATGCTCGACGAGCAGGTCGTCGGACCGAATCTGCTGGTCCTCGACCCGCCCGACCACACCAGGCTGCGCAAGCTCGTGGCCCGCGAATTCACTGCGCGGCGGGTGGAGAACCTGAGCCCGCGCATCCAGCAGATCACCGACGAGCTGCTGGAGGCGATGCTGCCGGCGGGGCACGGCGATCTGGTCGACGCGCTGGCCTTCCCGCTGCCGATCACGGTCATCTGCGAACTGCTCGGGATCCCGGCCGCCGACCGCGACGCGTTCCGCAAGTGGTCCAACGAGGTGGTGGCCCCGACCGGGGCGAACGCCGAGGCCGACGCCGTCCACGCGCTGGCCGCGTACCTCGACGAACTCATCGAGGACAAGCGCTGTGCCGGGCCCGCCGACGACCTGCTTTCCGCCCTCATACAGACCCGGGCCGAGGACGACGACCGGCTCTCTGTGGCCGAACTGCGGGCGCTCGCCTACCTGTTGCTGATCGCAGGCCACGAGACGACGGTGAATCTCATCTCCAACGGCGTACGGGCCCTGCTCACCAACCCCGACCAACTGGCCGCCCTTCGTGCGGACTTCGGGCTCCTGGACGGTGCGGTCGAGGAGATGCTGCGCTACGACGGCCCCGTGGAGACCGGCACGGCACGCTTCACCGCCGAGCCGGTCCCGGTCGGGGACCGGGTGATCCCGGCCGGCGCGACGGTGCTGGTCGGCATCGCAGCGGGCGACCGCGACCCGTCGCGCTATCCGGCACCGGACACCTTCGACATCCGGCGCGAGACCCGGGGCCATCTGGCCTTCGGGCACGGCATCCACTTCTGCCTCGGGGCGCCGCTGGCGCGGATGGAGGCCCGCATCGCCATCCGTACCCTGCTGGAACGCTGCCCGGACCTCGCCCTGGACCCCTCCGGCGGACCGCTCGACTGGCTGCCGGGCCTGCTGATGCGCGGCGTGCGGCGGCTGCCGGTGCGCTGGTAG